A genomic region of Coraliomargarita sinensis contains the following coding sequences:
- a CDS encoding ABC transporter permease, giving the protein MKPASQNSEPPRQSKESLWSKSVRKFKRDRFGVAALIVVGIYAIIALGVWLGLWGQNWSALTDNGFLGVSSEHWFGTNINGQDIFARAIAGTKTAFEVGLLVAVLSTLIGGVLGAIAGYFNGTIIDEIIMWLYGCIDAIPFYLFVAAIAFAMQDMPYAMHVAMIATFWSATCRIVRGEVIKIRNLEYIQAAHAIGVKPMTIIFRHVTPNTFHILLVQATITFVGAIKSEVILTFLGLGVKDGVSWGTMLSESINEVLRGHFGNFLAASGFLFVLVIAFNMFADALQDATDPKKISN; this is encoded by the coding sequence ATGAAGCCCGCTTCCCAAAATTCGGAGCCACCCAGGCAATCCAAGGAATCACTTTGGTCCAAGAGTGTGCGTAAATTCAAGCGCGACCGCTTCGGCGTGGCCGCTCTCATCGTGGTCGGGATCTACGCGATCATCGCTCTGGGCGTATGGCTCGGCCTATGGGGGCAGAATTGGAGCGCCCTCACGGACAATGGCTTTCTCGGCGTCAGCAGCGAGCACTGGTTCGGCACCAACATTAATGGGCAGGATATTTTCGCCCGCGCGATTGCGGGCACGAAGACCGCCTTTGAGGTCGGGCTACTGGTCGCCGTGCTCTCGACGCTGATCGGCGGCGTCCTCGGGGCGATTGCCGGCTACTTCAACGGCACCATCATCGACGAAATCATCATGTGGCTCTATGGCTGCATCGACGCGATCCCCTTTTACCTCTTCGTCGCCGCTATCGCCTTTGCCATGCAGGACATGCCCTACGCCATGCACGTGGCCATGATCGCCACTTTCTGGTCTGCCACCTGCCGGATCGTGAGAGGGGAGGTCATCAAGATCCGTAACCTCGAATACATCCAGGCCGCCCACGCCATCGGGGTGAAGCCGATGACCATTATCTTCCGACACGTTACTCCGAACACCTTCCACATCCTTCTGGTCCAGGCGACCATCACCTTCGTCGGCGCGATCAAGAGCGAGGTGATCCTCACCTTTCTCGGCCTCGGCGTGAAGGACGGTGTCAGCTGGGGCACCATGCTCTCGGAATCCATCAACGAGGTGCTGCGGGGCCACTTCGGCAACTTTCTGGCCGCCTCCGGCTTCCTCTTTGTGCTCGTGATCGCCTTCAATATGTTCGCGGACGCCCTCCAGGACGCCACCGACCCGAAGAAGATCAGTAACTAA
- a CDS encoding ABC transporter ATP-binding protein, which produces MPPLLKVENLSVEFMTDKGPVQAVDNVSFEVGTGEPVGIVGESGSGKSVTALTILQLVPNPPGRITSGRIELDGVDILSKTQAGMRKIRGDLASMIFQEPMTALNPVFTIGNQMTEVIRVHRKVSQKEALEIAVRMLDTVNIPNPAKCVKQHPHELSGGMRQRVMIAMALSCDPKLLIADEPTTALDVTVQAQVLDEIHRQQEERNMGMILITHDLGVVAETCKRVIVMYKGKIVEIAETKELFRNPQHPYTRKLLNSVLTLRD; this is translated from the coding sequence ATGCCACCATTGTTAAAAGTCGAAAATCTTTCGGTCGAATTCATGACTGACAAGGGTCCGGTTCAGGCCGTCGACAACGTCAGCTTTGAGGTCGGCACCGGCGAACCGGTCGGCATCGTCGGCGAGTCCGGCAGCGGCAAGTCGGTCACGGCGCTGACTATCCTGCAACTGGTTCCCAACCCGCCGGGACGGATTACCAGCGGCCGCATCGAGTTGGACGGCGTCGACATCCTCTCGAAAACCCAGGCCGGGATGCGCAAGATCCGCGGCGACCTCGCCTCCATGATTTTTCAGGAGCCCATGACCGCGCTCAACCCGGTCTTTACCATTGGCAACCAGATGACCGAAGTCATCCGCGTGCACCGGAAGGTCTCCCAAAAGGAGGCACTGGAGATCGCCGTCCGCATGCTCGACACGGTCAACATTCCGAATCCGGCCAAGTGCGTGAAACAGCATCCACACGAGCTGTCGGGCGGCATGCGCCAGCGCGTCATGATTGCGATGGCCCTCTCCTGCGACCCGAAGCTGCTCATCGCGGACGAGCCCACCACTGCTCTCGACGTCACCGTCCAGGCACAGGTGCTTGATGAGATCCACCGCCAACAGGAAGAGCGCAACATGGGCATGATCCTGATCACCCATGACCTCGGCGTGGTGGCCGAGACCTGCAAACGCGTCATCGTCATGTATAAGGGAAAGATCGTTGAAATCGCCGAAACCAAGGAGCTCTTCCGCAACCCACAGCACCCCTACACCAGGAAGCTTCTCAACTCCGTCCTCACGCTGCGCGACTGA